Within Nostoc flagelliforme CCNUN1, the genomic segment TGTCGAGCGCAGTAACAAGAGAATGATTAACAAACGTCTTCGTTCTAAGGCGGTGAATGACTCTGAGGCTGTAGAAGACTAAGACTGAGCGCCCAGCGAAAACCTGGGCATTACATTATCAAAACAGGAGTCAGGAGCCAGAATTCAGTAGGAGATTTTGTGCGACACAACGAATAGCGGTAGTTGAGCGTAGCCGAAACTCAGTGCATCGCTGGCGGATAGCGCAACGTCAAGATTACTGACTCCTGACTTCTGAATTCTTCTTCAATGGAGGCAATATGTATCAAGATATGTATAACCTTGCTTGGGTAAAAACAGCTTGCGAACACGTCTTAGGTAAAAGTATTAGTATTAGAGCTTGGCGAAAATGGTTAAGGATATGTGGTGTACAGCAGTACGCCCGACAGGTAAAGTTGAAAGAATGCTGCTATTTGTTAGGGCTTGCATATCTCAAAAGTCAAAACCTGTTTAAAAGGTATTCTTTGTCAGACGTTTCATTGTTACTCAAAAAGGATCAAGAGCGTTTTGCTCAATTTGGTATCGACTTAGAAGAACCAGATTTTCCGTTATCTGGGCGAGAACTTCCGAATTTTATCTATGACAGAACAAAGCGTAAAATCAGCTTGCGAACTGTGTATCGTTGG encodes:
- a CDS encoding DNA-binding protein, which codes for MYQDMYNLAWVKTACEHVLGKSISIRAWRKWLRICGVQQYARQVKLKECCYLLGLAYLKSQNLFKRYSLSDVSLLLKKDQERFAQFGIDLEEPDFPLSGRELPNFIYDRTKRKISLRTVYRWAEKHSIPFSVSRIISPQELIKWLELGNAAS